The Prevotella melaninogenica nucleotide sequence CGCCAACCCTCAACTTAGGTGTTTACCATGAGAGTAATATTGAGCTTACTGATCGCTTGATGGCAACCTTGGGTTTACGCTATGATTATTCGCGCGTAAGCATTGACTATGAGACATCTGCACGTGTAGCATTGCAGGAAAGTGTGATGGGCATAACCATTAATCCTGTTATTACTTCAGCATTGAAGCATAGTGAGCATGATAATTTCAAACAGTTCCTTCCAAAACTTGGTTTGACTTATCGTCTTCAGGATGGTAGCAATGTCTATGCGACATGGTCAAAGGGCTATCGTGCAGGCGGTTATAACTTTGAGATGTTCTCTGATGTACTTCAGACTGAGACCTCACAAGCAGCCAATAAGGCACGTGCTGATGTGGATATTGCACATGATGAGGCTTACTATGAGCGCATTGCAAAGACAATCGAATATAAGCCAGAGACAAGCTGGAACTATGAGGTGGGAGCGCATCTCAATCTCTTAAACAACCAACTTCATCTTGACCTCGCTGCTTATTATATGCAGATTCGCAATCAGCAACTCTCTGTAATGGCTGGCAACTATGGTTTCGGACGTGTGATGACAAATGCAGGCCGCAGTCATTCTTGTGGTTTGGAGGCAACACTCCGTGGTGTAGCCTTGGACAACAAACTGACTTATGGTCTTAACTATGGCTTTACAAGTGCTCAGTTTGATGAGTATAAGGACTCTATCGCAGGAGTAGGAACAGTTGATTATAAGGATAAGCGTGTTCCTTTCGTGCCACAGCATACACTGGGTGCCAATGCTGATTATCGTATAGACGTTGACCCTGCAGCCTTGCTTGACCCATCAAATCGTTTCCATTTGCGTAGTGTCACGGTAGGACTCAACCTCTCTGCGCAGGGTAAGACCTACTGGGATGAACAGAACTCTATCGGTCAGAACTTCTATGCTGTCTTAGGTGCTCATGCCGATGCTGACTTCGGTCCGCTGCATGTCAACCTCTGGGTGCGTAATCTGACAGATACAAAATACAACAGTTTTGCTGTTCAGAGTGCTGCTACTGGTACACGCTACACCTTTGCTCAGATGGGTAATCCATTCCAAATGGGTGTAGACTTTAGGGTGCATTTCTAATGAAAAAAAGCCTCCCCCGACCCCTCCGAAAGGAGGGGAGGCAAATAGGACAAGGCTTGGTATAGACTATTAAGATTTCATTCCTTGTTTTTGAAAAATCAAATAGGCAGGTTATAGATGTAAGACATTAGCTCGTAACCCATTTATTTAAAAGTAATTGACCTACAATTAAAGCGCATGAATCTTCGCACTTTAGTTGTAGGTCAATTGTTTTTATTGGCAATATAAACCCTTCCAAACGTCAATATCCTCTTCTATAAACATTATATAATAATGTGATTAAGCCTCAACACTACTCGTGTTAAGCCTTAACACCATGTGTGATGAGCCTTAGCACCACATGTGCGCAGCGTGTATCCAGCTGAACTCCCCTCCTATTACTTCCCTTCGGTCAGTGACCTTTGGTTCGGAGGGGTTGGGGGAGGCTCCCCTACACCCTAATCTTCCCCACTAACTTTCTTTGTTTCCCTTCTCCAATGATAGGTGCATGGGCATCCTCTGGGAAAAAGATGGTGAATTGCCCTGGCTTAACACAGAAGTATTCCTTTGCAACTTGTGTATAAAAGCCGCAATCTCGCTCAAGATTATAGACAATATCAGGATCACCTAAGTCAGACAAAGCTGTCCAGCCCATTGTCTCATCCTGTAATAAGGGTACTTGAATATCAATATAGTTCTTGTGGAACTCTAATCGTTGCGCTTCTTTACGCTTCAGTTCTACCTCGTCTAAATTGATGAAGAGGTCGTCAGCATCGAGGGATATGCGTCCTGCTTCTTGTTGGCTGAAATCATGTTGGAGGATATACTCCAGCATTTCCTTCATTCTTGGATGTAGTCCAAAGTAGCGATGGCATGCGCTTAAATCTGCTATTATCATGTTCTTGGATTTACTAAATGTTATAGAAAACTGCTGCAAACATACGTATTTATTTTCTGAAAACAAAGAATTAGCCTGTAAATAACGTGTATCTGAGAAATGAAAAAGGGGTACACAGAGCGTGTACCCCCTTTTGATAGGATATCTACAGATAGACGTCTTATCTTTGTGTGACGTCGTCTATACAAGCTTTATTGGTTGTAGTAGAGCCCAAGCGAATAATATTCCGACTTGCTTACTTACCCCTTACTACTTTTCCCAGCCGTTCTTAGCGTACTTAGGATTGACAGAGAACTCCCCTGCCCCTATGTCAAGATCTCCGCTGTTCGGCACTCGGTATTGCCCCCATGCACATGGTTTAGACTTTTTAGTCTTGTTACTTTTCCATGTTCCTGCATATTGGTTATTAGAATAGGAGTCCGAATGGCTATCAATGTCGTCATAAACGAACTTACCATCATTGGTTTCATACCAATAGAACAGCAGATAACCAGTGAAGACACCGCTTCCTGTTTGGCTGGTTTCTTCTTCTAAATTATATTTCGCAATACTACACCCACGACGCCTGAACTGCCCTTTCATAGAGTCGTCTACACCATACGTAGGATGTGTAAATTCCCTATTCTCAACGATATCAATGGTTCCACGAAAGTTACAACGATTGTTCTTGACAACGGTAATACCGCTGACATTGTATTGATTATCATCCGTTCGTTGCACTTTTTGAATGTCTATTGAGAACTTCTGATAGTCCGTTCCAATATAACCAATGTAAGGAACGCTCTTGTCAGACAATATATTTGAGAAGTCAGCCACAACACTTGTGTTCTTACTATCACTTACCATAGAAAGAATCCACTTTGGAACATTAGCCTCCGCCTTCTTTTCTTGACAACTCGCGAAAGGTAATACAACCAAGAGTAGTGCTAAGTAATTAAACAACTTGCTCATAATATTCTGATATAAATATGATTATAGGGAGCAAAGATCTTATCCAAGGAAGTGTATCTGACCAATGAAATAAAGTAAGATGTAACCCAAGATAAGGGAAACAACACCGCTGGTCAGACCCACCTTAAGCATATCATTCTGCTTCACAAGTCCTGTTGAGTAAGCAATCGCATTCGGTGGTGTAGAGATAGGGAGACACATTGCAGTAGAGGCAGCAATGGCAATACCGATGAGGACAGTACTTGTACCGCCAATACCATCGAGATTATGATCC carries:
- a CDS encoding YhcH/YjgK/YiaL family protein, which codes for MIIADLSACHRYFGLHPRMKEMLEYILQHDFSQQEAGRISLDADDLFINLDEVELKRKEAQRLEFHKNYIDIQVPLLQDETMGWTALSDLGDPDIVYNLERDCGFYTQVAKEYFCVKPGQFTIFFPEDAHAPIIGEGKQRKLVGKIRV